atatgtATGGAGATATAGTTTATTCTTTAGtatattctatatattgTTACTTTTTGGTTTATGTTATACAATAATTATTCGTTTTTTAATATCTAATGAATCATTCAGTAATCATTATTGTAGCTCATCAAAAATATCCTCATTACAAAGAAGctatatgtttatatttatatttgttatattgATGGGatttcttaatttttttttttctcgtctaacatatttatattctaaTTTCACTAACAGTGAATTTTTCACTTTAGGTATTTATTATACTATTGTAGGttttcttataaaatatatgtcatggatattatcattattatatatatgttggatcttctttttaattataagtattttaactatattttttaatcCTTCTTTATGGTGTGGATTAACATATAACATTTATGGGATGGATGCCCTACATAATTGTTTCCTAGTTCAAAGTAAGAATACAGGTaggataaaaaaaattaaaataataaaaaaaaggaatatgtatatgaatatgtaggttatattaaaaaaatatacatgtatatatatacatatatatatatatatatatatatatatatatatatatatattgatatactttttttttatttatattatctcATTTTTATGACAAACTAATATATGCcacattatatatatatatatatatatatatatatattttttttttgttatttttaagGATGTGAAATTAGTAAAGATATTATCAAATTAACAAAGAATGACCATTGCAAtgattttaatattttaaaagttCAAAGTCTCCTATTTCTTGTCCGTTCATCACCAAATGAATCATGTTCATTAAAGGACAAGAAATTATGTGACTTCTTTGTtgattttataaaaaataaacaaacaACATGGGAATCTTTTCCTCAGTGTTCTGGAAATACTCTCGAATTAACagaagaatattttttagaACAACCAGACAAAAAAAGTAACATTTACTTATTCTCATTATctattatctttttttgGTTTATTACGACATTAGTACTATTTACACTTTTTATAgtcataaaaataaatacgCCTGTCGATTCATCATTCATTATGAATGAAGACAgattaaattttttttttaaatttacaAGGCTTTTAGACACATGgagataaataaataaatgaatatatatatatatatatatattttttaaatgttcGTATGCCTCATAACatataatgttatataCCAAAGGtatgaaaaagaatattattcttatatatatgtataaatgatttgcttttaattttttgttcattCAAATATGatgtattataaatatatacattaatatatatatatatatatatatatttatttattttcttttttaattcatgTTTTATTGTTTCCTTCAATATAAGGTTTATATGCCTCTTATTTCTGTTTACACTTTGCACTTTTGTTTTTCCTAAAACCCAACcaaaattttaaaaaaagaaaataagaaagaatacatatatatatatatatatatatttttatgtaacCATTTTAAATATGCACACAGATGCACTAACacaattttatattttaacccatgtgaaaaatataatcaaTCAAGATACTATATAACACTCCATATTTATAatcattaatttttttagaACTATTGATATTTTAAGTATTCACATTATCTTTGTTAGAAATTTctcatattatatattaggTCTAGGAAAATTTGTACActtctatatataaataattaatatgcatatttacataataataattttgtatttttttttttttttttccttttttaatatttattgaataaaaaatttagacatcaaaataaacaataaacaataaaaaataaaataattaataaaaaatatattatatttattatgtataaatttatgtattcaaaaaaattaaaaaaaggtGCAAACAAATAGTGGTTTTCTCCATACaccattttttatataacaataaaaggataattaatttttaattcaattttatcatacatatttttaatatagattagttaattttataaaaaaatcttaaaccaaaaaaaaaaaaatatatatatatatatatttatatatatataataaattattcatatattcacatacttatatatagaaccctcaaaaaaaaaaaaaaaaaaaaaaatgaaattcattaaataaatcaagcactaaatatatatatatttttttttttcttgcATCAACGAGTTTTAGAAAAAATGGATTAcacaaaaaataagaaaagtCGGAATATAGGTCATATGATTAAAGagttttatataaattggAACTATAGAAGACCTAGTTGGAGAGCTAGCTTTTATTATAACTGTTTATCTTTTCTTACAGGTCTTAGTATTGTTTGTACATTAATATTTCAACAATTATTGAAAAcgtttaatttttttataaattattattgtgaatacgaatatattaattttatactaaccgatttattaatatatcttaCTCTAATAAGTTTGATATGTGTATTTTCATTTCTATTATCAAGAATATGTTCTATACTTTCAAATTTTACAATAAATGATTTTATGTCATTAGGAAAATGGATTGAAAGAATTGGATGCACAGTGAAGTGGTTTCCTTGGCTTGTAGCCTTGTTAATTATATTCTGgtttattataaatgtgtttaatattattactatatatGCTACTCCAAATTTATGGTGTAGAAATCGTTTAAACGTAGAAGGTACCTTTGTATCTAACAACTGCAGATTGTTTGAAGGAAGGGTAGCAGCCTGTACAAGTGATATGGTAGAAAGGAAAGCAAGTGATTCTATAAATTATGTTCGTAAATGTAATGacttaaaatttttaagaaatcattattattttaccTTTGTACCtgatttaaaaaacaaaaattatacacaatgtacttttaataatataaacatttgcatattatacaaaagtttgatatataatcaagatgttatagaaaaaattagaaaaatgaatataGAAGGATGTCTAAGAAATCCTCCAAAAGATATTGAAGATTTCTATGATCAAGGTATGAAAACTAGTGatctatataaatattctcAATTATTTATCATAGGAAGTAAtgtaacattttttattcttatgtttttcttttattttctaaagAAGACCACACAATTTGATGGACTATTTTATCAATCATTACATAATTCcgatatatttattttacgTTTATTACGACCATTAACCCCATGGTCATGATTCCTCAttaatattcttatttttttattcacatttttttttttttaattttattaaattatttttttaataatatataaaatgagATATTtgatgtatatatatatatttttaaatattgaaaaatatgtatattcctgaaaaaaaaaaaaaaaaaaaaaaaaaaaaacatggaatgatatataaattgttATACATATTCCCAAAATGTATATGAATCCTTTCATGTGGAATATACaaagaattatttaataaatataaaaatatatatttgcCACTGTTTATATTCgtaatataattaaaatatactattattaataaaggATATGAATGACTGTTTTTAAAGAGAAAAGTAATAATTGTAACTGTGAAggatatttataatatatatatatatatatttaaaggtaaaacaaaaaaacaTGAAACAcacacaaatatatatatatataaatatattccaacttttctaaaaaatgtctattttatatattttaaataataattgttcatttaatattttttccttttgtTCTGTATACAGATATATTTCTCATTTTAGTATTAGGATAGCCCCATAAttgaaaaaatttatatatactttttagTGTAGAAACCTTAAATATATACCCAATAACATGAAagtttataatataaaacaattCAATGaattttgtatataaataaatttattttattctttttatcatattcCGTTGTTTAATTCATTTTAGAACAATACTTATTAATTACAAAAGGAGAAAGGGTCTACAGGTAAcacaaattttttttttttctagCAATtgaacataaatattttatatctctattacaaaataatagctaactagaaaaaaaaaaaaaaaaaaaaaaaaaattcttcCTGAACtgttaataaaatatttacttaaccttttataatattttaataattaacctgactataatgaaaaaataaagacatatatatatttacataaacAATGTTACacttataataatatatattagttAAGTGTTTTGTATgttttattcattttttatatttttatttaacatatatattttattatatttgatGCTTTTCATTctcaaaaaaaagaaaatatcctttattataaaaagaatgtCATGGAAACAAAGACATATGTTTCTGCAGTATTATAATTAGTTAAAagtttataaatatatatatatatatatatttttgtttacaccaattcatatttttttttaaataaaaagaataatatttatatcttatttattattatattttacatgCAGTTTGCGTAGAACACTCTTTcgatatatatatatatatatatatatatatatatatatatatatacagtagtgcatatatttaaaatatatttaacatTTTAACCTTTCTTTATccatttaatatattatatcctTCTTACATTGTGAATATACATAATGATTTTTCATGGGAGAAATCATAGGAATCCAtcaaataatgaaaaaaaagaaaaagtaaatataaaaaattataaggATGTGCATTATGATTATAACGAAAAGGATgaaattaattataatatgttcaaaaatataacaaaatattgctgtaatagaaatatgtgtgattcatttttcatcaatgatgaattaataaattgGGAAAAAGAAGACAAAAACActatcaaaaaaaaaataaattatgataatacaTTCAAGATAAAATTTCAAGATAATCATAAATCCGATATATTCACAAATAATTTAATCCAAAAAAACAATGTTGTTTATAATTATAGTAAAGAACCTCTAAATTTAACAAGTCCACTTCGAGGAAAGGATgatgatatttttatttcatcaAATGATATCGATAAGTCAAAAAATCCGACTTTCATGTGCGAAcgtaaaattaaaaataagaaaaaattattaacattttataatgaatgtccaataattaataataccTTTATTTCTTTTGATGAAGATATGTTATTGAAAAAGgacatacatataaataataagataCATAATGAATTTAATGCTTCTCCTGCGTCCAAAcctatatattatgatgagaataataattttaatatgtaCCATAGTAATAACAAAGGAAATCATCCCAACGAAGATGTaaataaggaaaatattttattaaaaaatgaagaaaaatatatgtttaataaTGACAAGGGAAATAAATACTTTCAAACACAAGATAGatccatttttttatatacacCCCAAAATTATATACCAATGGAATCAAAACAAGACATAGAAAgtaatttaattttatataaacatgatacatatatatcttCTGTTGAGAAGaataatgatgaatatattCCAAGATATTCATCAAATAACATATGTAagaataatgaaaatatcTTGTCTATTACttccaaaaaaaatagtattcattgtataaatgatatatctCTATATGATCAATTGATTACACATAATAATCAATCTAATGTCTTATATTCAAAAACCCCAATTGTTGTTAGTAAAGAAGATATTGACAAAATTaattgttcatatatttcattaatggatataaaatcaaatgaaaaatcaacccaaataaatatttccagtaaaaaaaaaaaaaagttaaaaaaaaataagaaaaaattaaagaatttatataaaaaagttaaaataaaaaccCCAGTgaatatgttttataaaagaaaaaagaaattgaaaattgtaaagaaaaagataaaaacAGATAAAAGGCAAATTCATGAAggaaacaaaaaaatatattacgTTACAAAGGGTTgtttaaaagaaaaaagaaaaaaaaggaaaaaattaaatgaaaaggTCAAAAAAGCGgtaaaaacaaataatattaaaaatggTATAAAAGGTTTGTTTTACAAAGcatgtaataaaaaaaattatagagaaaaaatatacttttataaaaataatacaaagaatgaaaataagataagaaaatgtaatagaagtagaaaaaagaaaacgTTAAATAAAAGGAAAGCTGTTATGATTCCtttaaaagtaaaaaaggatgatgaaaaatgtataagaaacattttatcatttaatgcattaaatcataaaaaaaattatatatcatcaAAGGAAGGGTCTAATAAGTATAAGAATAagaattttataaaacgtaataataatataaaaaaaataaaaataaataataataataataataataataataataataataatactatGTGTTTAGATAAAGCAATATCAAATATAATCCATTTCACTAATAAGGgtaaaatgataaaatcTAGAGGTCAATCCTACTCTGATATAGcaaataatcataatatcgaaaatgaagatgatTATATGACTTGTGACAAAAATAACATTAAATATGAGAGAAAAGAgatattaaataaagaaaacgaacatacaaaaaaattgaagtatgattatataaatagccatatacataataattctACTAATAATTCTCCTATTATAAAAGGGTCAAATAAGGAAAGCGAAAAAGTTCCTTTGCAGAGTACCAAATATAAAGATGTTTATATGGTcaagaataaaataaatgttgCATGCACAGGAAAGAcagataaatataatattaaaggttattacttttataataatgaagattTAGATGACACTAAACAAGAATTGAgtgaaaagaaaataacCTCTTTGGAAAACAGAATATTACATGATTATATTGTACAAAACGATTCTGTATATGTAGATTCAgaatgtaaaaaaataaatataaatggtGTGACAAGCGTATTTAAAAACAAAGCATATAAAAGCAAAAATGATAAcgaaaaaatatatgaatgtataagagataataatagtacAAAATGTCACATTTTACAAAGTGTagcatatatattgaatCAAGGAAAGGAAAAACAAAGGAAAAAAGATTGTACTATAAAAATGAAGGATACTTATTTTActtttgataataattttattaataaaaataattataataaatataataatcataataatcataataatcataataatattaataatattaataatattaataattgtAATATTAACTTAAACGGTTACCTTATGAAGgaatataattcttttaatacaaaaaaGTTTAAACGTGTATCATCATGTAATGTACACACGTATGATAAGATAAAGGAAAACAATGAAAGACCTAAAAGAAGTTTTAGCcataattcatattttgaaaaaaaaaaattttgtgTAAATCAAAATAGAAACAAGGGGACGCAGAAATACATTATGAAggttaaaaatatgatattatttaaaaagaatttattaactaaagattttctttttgattcttctttttctagTGATATGAATATAGAAAGAgaaacattatatatattaaatagtatattattttattccTATAAACTAAAAAATAGgttaaatatattgataaataaacaatgtaataatacatatttctTGCAAATTAAACTGTACATACTTTGTTTAATTAAGCTgattgaaaaatataagttGGATCCTCATTcattatgtataaaaaaaagtaagaatataataagaaaaataattgagaaaatcaaatatgatattatgAATTTACCAAAAGTAATCATAGAAATTACTACATTTGAAACATgcttaataaaaatatatacgATTGAATTAATGATGAGATCTCTATTATTTTCCTCATCATTAGTTTTAGATGATGAACATTTATTAAAACtttcatataataagaatgGTATATTATTAAGTTGTTGTAGCGAAATATTAAATAGGTCTTTACCAAATGaggataataataagtTGGATGagaaaagaatatatatcGACAGAACATGCAgattaaaaaaaggaaaaacCGAAAAAAcggaaaaaaaagaaaaaaaagaaaaaacagaaaaaatatatcttttcAAATGTACTGGTTTGAAAAAGGGgtatgtaaaaaaaatgattttcAACGGAATATCCTTAAAAGATATACACActattatgtataaattaGATGGTAAGTCTCATGTTCTcggaaaaaaaaaaaaaaaaaattataatatagatGAATGTGAGACATTACAACAATTAAATGAATGTTTAAATCTAATATTAGCAAATAAGAAATCTGATATGTTTAAAGGagtaaataattattataacaaattaaaagaatataatgaaGAATTATCTTTAATAAATGATCTTAAAAATGAAGACAATCATTTAGTAAAAGATTTCTTGGATGATATGAATATGCATGAATTTTCAaatcttttaaattattacattAAGAGAAAATATGTTCATAAGACATGtggaaataataaaataagaaaaaaaaaacaaataaacCATAATGATACTGAcaaatcatataaaaacaaatcaGCAAAATCCGAGGGAATTATACAAATTTTACATGATTTTTACTTAAAAgaataaacatattatcTTGTGAAATTAATATAAGTCACATTTAATTGAAACGATAATAATTACTTAACATTTATGTACacgtaaaaaaaaaaaataataataaaatgaaaaataaagatatatatatatatatatatatatatatatatatatgtataatgtTAGGTCTTCAACCTGGTGTAGcatgaacaaaaaaatggaCAGGAATGATAAAGCACAAAAggattatttttttcaatacaaagagaaaaaaaaaaaaaaaaaattaatatttatatatacatacatatagGCTAACGTAATGAAGAAAGATGCATAATAAAATGtgtaaaataataaacatattatatatactatgTATCTATTCTTAATCTTATTTAGGGActgttaataataaatgtatatatataaaaaaatatatgttttttttttatttttttttttgatatcTTAACCCTTGTTcctttattaaataaattgtattaatatatatatatatataattgttatataatatatatgtgtatcGATAAATGTAAgttatttgttttttaatacattttatcattatatatatttatattatattatattatttattttttctttttcaatAAATTAGAGTTTTCGAAATATTAATGTACATTTGAAGTGAcatataagaatatataaagtatGTTTTAATCCAACTAATGATAATTGATATACATCAATGTGAGTATATGAACATAAAGAAAATTGAATGGAAAATTATGAACActccaaaaaaaaaaaatgtttgACATTTGGAATAATGTATATGCgttaataagaataaaagagaaatataattataaacatacaaaggaaaataaaccaattaataattatatatatatatatatatatatactatattttaatgaaaaagtaacatatataaaattaagaaaaaaaaaaaaaatataatatatatatatatatatataatacatatatattgcTTGGATTGATTgaaatgtaatattatatatatatatttatatatataattttatttttttttatatttatcttgaaaaaaatgtaaaaaaaagagatactcaatatatatatgttaataaaattatatgttttttaaatattttgaaaaaaaatttatttagtacaaaatattatttagaCAAATAGTTCATTTTGTtcaattatttttcttatgttatatatatatatatatattcattaagTGTAATGTATTTGTAATATGGgattaaaataaatatttcgaattttctaaaaatgtaattataaaatagtatgagaaaaaaaaattactacattttataatatgagATGAAAATGTTATAATAGTTATGATAATTTATGAAGTAGAATAcattgtatttttatttaatattaaatgtgtaaaaaaaaaaaaaaaaattataataaaaaagaaatgtaatatgtatatattatatattcattatgaaaagttatataattatatatatatatatatatatatatatataatatggtaaaattcatatgaatatattaatatgtgctctttgttcattattacactaatatatatatatatatatatatatatatatatatatataatataaaaaattgataaaatattccaatatatatatatattatatgtattattgtattttgaaaatttttaaaattcgatttatttaatacatTAATTAAAAATCACTTTTAAGATCTTGCCTtacttttctttttttttttttttatttttatataagctagcaacaaaaaaaaaaaaaaaaaaaaaaaaaaaaaaaaagaaaaatatatatatatatatatatatatacatatacatacttaaatatatatatatatatatatatacacttatatatacattttctttgaaggaaaaaaaaaaaaagaaataatacatattaatgTAAGGAACTGGTTTAACacattaattatatttatataatatgaacacACAAATTATTCAAGATGGTAATTAATAGTGAAGAAGTAAATACGATGAATGAAACTGAGCTAAAGAGAATATATTACGAGAATTTTATTGAAGAATTAAATGATGAAGAATTAATGTATAAGAAAACAGTCGAagatttattttatatatacaaatcctttggttttatatattccataataaaaaaggctaatttattattaagtAAAGAAAATGTTGATACCTTTTTGAAATCATTAGTAAGCTTCATTGATGAActctttttatataaccCTTCTTTATTTAACAATGAACTAAATAATGGATTAAATGTACCATATGTAAATAAAGACAATATATTTCCGAataagaaaagaaaatatcCAGACGACACAGGTTCgaatgatataaataatatgaatgatatgaatgatataaataatgtgaatgatttaaataatgtgaataatttgaataa
Above is a genomic segment from Plasmodium reichenowi strain SY57 chromosome 9, whole genome shotgun sequence containing:
- a CDS encoding putative membrane protein (conserved Plasmodium membrane protein, unknown function), which gives rise to MLYLEKLNSFIENKFALSNWKKKKYVWRYSLFFSIFYILLLFGLCYTIIIRFLISNESFSNHYCSSSKISSLQRSYMFIFIFVILMGFLNFFFSRLTYLYSNFTNSEFFTLGIYYTIVGFLIKYMSWILSLLYICWIFFLIISILTIFFNPSLWCGLTYNIYGMDALHNCFLVQSKNTGCEISKDIIKLTKNDHCNDFNILKVQSLLFLVRSSPNESCSLKDKKLCDFFVDFIKNKQTTWESFPQCSGNTLELTEEYFLEQPDKKSNIYLFSLSIIFFWFITTLVLFTLFIVIKINTPVDSSFIMNEDRLNFFFKFTRLLDTWR
- a CDS encoding putative membrane protein (conserved Plasmodium membrane protein, unknown function), whose translation is MDYTKNKKSRNIGHMIKEFYINWNYRRPSWRASFYYNCLSFLTGLSIVCTLIFQQLLKTFNFFINYYCEYEYINFILTDLLIYLTLISLICVFSFLLSRICSILSNFTINDFMSLGKWIERIGCTVKWFPWLVALLIIFWFIINVFNIITIYATPNLWCRNRLNVEGTFVSNNCRLFEGRVAACTSDMVERKASDSINYVRKCNDLKFLRNHYYFTFVPDLKNKNYTQCTFNNINICILYKSLIYNQDVIEKIRKMNIEGCLRNPPKDIEDFYDQGMKTSDLYKYSQLFIIGSNVTFFILMFFFYFLKKTTQFDGLFYQSLHNSDIFILRLLRPLTPWS
- a CDS encoding hypothetical protein (conserved Plasmodium protein, unknown function) — encoded protein: MIFHGRNHRNPSNNEKKEKVNIKNYKDVHYDYNEKDEINYNMFKNITKYCCNRNMCDSFFINDELINWEKEDKNTIKKKINYDNTFKIKFQDNHKSDIFTNNLIQKNNVVYNYSKEPLNLTSPLRGKDDDIFISSNDIDKSKNPTFMCERKIKNKKKLLTFYNECPIINNTFISFDEDMLLKKDIHINNKIHNEFNASPASKPIYYDENNNFNMYHSNNKGNHPNEDVNKENILLKNEEKYMFNNDKGNKYFQTQDRSIFLYTPQNYIPMESKQDIESNLILYKHDTYISSVEKNNDEYIPRYSSNNICKNNENILSITSKKNSIHCINDISLYDQLITHNNQSNVLYSKTPIVVSKEDIDKINCSYISLMDIKSNEKSTQINISSKKKKKLKKNKKKLKNLYKKVKIKTPVNMFYKRKKKLKIVKKKIKTDKRQIHEGNKKIYYVTKGCLKEKRKKRKKLNEKVKKAVKTNNIKNGIKGLFYKACNKKNYREKIYFYKNNTKNENKIRKCNRSRKKKTLNKRKAVMIPLKVKKDDEKCIRNILSFNALNHKKNYISSKEGSNKYKNKNFIKRNNNIKKIKINNNNNNNNNNNNNTMCLDKAISNIIHFTNKGKMIKSRGQSYSDIANNHNIENEDDYMTCDKNNIKYERKEILNKENEHTKKLKYDYINSHIHNNSTNNSPIIKGSNKESEKVPLQSTKYKDVYMVKNKINVACTGKTDKYNIKGYYFYNNEDLDDTKQELSEKKITSLENRILHDYIVQNDSVYVDSECKKININGVTSVFKNKAYKSKNDNEKIYECIRDNNSTKCHILQSVAYILNQGKEKQRKKDCTIKMKDTYFTFDNNFINKNNYNKYNNHNNHNNHNNINNINNINNCNINLNGYLMKEYNSFNTKKFKRVSSCNVHTYDKIKENNERPKRSFSHNSYFEKKKFCVNQNRNKGTQKYIMKVKNMILFKKNLLTKDFLFDSSFSSDMNIERETLYILNSILFYSYKLKNRLNILINKQCNNTYFLQIKLYILCLIKLIEKYKLDPHSLCIKKSKNIIRKIIEKIKYDIMNLPKVIIEITTFETCLIKIYTIELMMRSLLFSSSLVLDDEHLLKLSYNKNGILLSCCSEILNRSLPNEDNNKLDEKRIYIDRTCRLKKGKTEKTEKKEKKEKTEKIYLFKCTGLKKGYVKKMIFNGISLKDIHTIMYKLDGKSHVLGKKKKKNYNIDECETLQQLNECLNLILANKKSDMFKGVNNYYNKLKEYNEELSLINDLKNEDNHLVKDFLDDMNMHEFSNLLNYYIKRKYVHKTCGNNKIRKKKQINHNDTDKSYKNKSAKSEGIIQILHDFYLKE